The genomic segment AAGAGTCTGGGAAAAAATTTTGAAATCTTCTCTCCGCGAATGCCCCTCCAAGATAACGCAAAGTATAGAGACTGGAAAATTTTATTTGAAAGATATCTCGGCTTACTTGAAAGTCCTTTCATTTTAATCGGTTCTTCTCTTGGTGGTATCTTTCTTGCCAAATATCTCTCAGAAAATAAGTTATCCAAAAAAGCCCTCTCTACGTACTTAGTCTGTCCACCTTTCAACGACTCTTTGCTGGGCGAAGATTTGGCCGGCGGTTTTGAACTTAAAACAGATTTATCTCTTCTCGAAGAAAATTCCAAAAACCTCTACCTGTTGTTCTCAAAAGATGACGACGTGGTTCCCGTTGTTCATGCTGACAAATATGCAAAAAGGCTAAAGAATGCACAAATCATCATTTACAAGAGCAAAAATGGCCATTTTAAAATCACTAAATTTCCAGAGATCATTAAAATGATTAAAAAAGATACGTCCTCAGAAAAGTAAAATGATGGGATAAAAAGCTTCAAGTATATGTTATACCCAACATGGCCCCAATATTTTGAACAAACAAAAAATAAACCACCGCGGTCTTTACTAATAGAAGCTTTGCAATTTGTGACAAAAAGAGATATCGCAATTGATTTGGGATCAGGCGCCCTAAATGATTCCAAATATTTACTGGATCAAGGTTTTAAACATGTAATTGCATTAGACAAAGAAGCGGTTGCGAAAGAAATTGCTGACGGACTCCCAAAAGAAAAATTCACGTACGTAATCAGTGACTTCGAAACCTACGATTTTCCTGTGGGTACATTTGATTTAGCAAATGCTCAATATTCACTTCCCTTCATTAAGCCCGAGGCATTTGAAACTGTTTTTCAGAAAATAATTTCTTCTGTAAAGAAAAATGGAATTTTGGTTGGCCAGTTGTTTGGCAATGGCGATGAATGGGGAAATAAAGTTTGTCCTCGTCCTATCCCCGCCGCAGCTAAGGGAACACTTATCCCTCGGAAGACCTCGGCGGGTAATAGGCGAGGCGGCGGGGCAAACTTTGTTGTGGGAGAGTCAGCTCCGCTGACCCATGTAGTCGTTGCGAATTCATCCTCGCCCCACCCGCCCGAACGTACCAGAGTACTCTCGGTACGGGCGGGGAGCGGGCGAGGTATTCTCCGCAGTTACAATAAAAAAAGTATGAACTTCCACACCTTAGAAGAAGTAAAGGCTTTACTTTCAACTCTCGAGATTCTTTCTTTTACAGAAGAAGACAAGGAAAAATCGACGGCCACTGGCAGGATGATGCATTGGCATGTTTTTCATTTTATTGTCAGAAAATAATCGCTCCGGGGGGTGTCGAAAGCGAGCGGTATAATCTCGTTATCTTTACTTTCGAACAAGGTATCTTATAATCATTTTCATGAACCCAGAAAAACCAACTGAACCAGAACAGGAGTACATCGTCGATGGTAAAATCGATTGGCGTACATGGGTTCCTTATCCAGAAGGTTTTCCAGAAGCAACCCGATCCTTGCTCGACGAAGTTTCTAAATTTACTGACCTCGCAAAAGATATAACTGGTTCTGACGATCTGGAAAAATTTGATCGCTTTACAAGAATTGCAATGGTCAGAGGCTTAATCAATAAAGATGAGTGGTTAGACATTCAAATGTCAAAACACCGCGCCTGCTAAACGAGTATTTCAATTGAAAAAATAAATCCCCTACTTCAAAACATTCCAAACCCCCTGATCTTCCCCACCATCAAACTTAAAGACAGCGACACCACGAACTCCGAGTTTTTTGGCGAGAGCCACTTTGTCGGCAATTGCCTGTGCGTCGCTCCACGACATATAGTTGAAAGGTTGATTCGTTGCAACTTGCGAGCCGGCATTTTGAGCAACGGATGTTGAAACCGAATTTAATTGTTGAGTTTGCGTCGAGTCGGCGCCGGTCGGAGCGGGTTCCAAAAGTTTTGCATCATAGGTAAATCCCATTTCTCCAGCACTATTGCGTTGCGCAGTTATACCGAGCTTGGTGGCAATCTCTGTCGCGTAGCGTGGATTAAATGGCCACAATACTTTGTACGTAAATCCCGAACCGGAAAGCGGCGTGACCGTGTACTCGTAGCCGTAGGTTGCGACGCCAATCACTAATTTATTTTTAGAAATACTTTTTGCAGCTAATGTCACCAAATTCTCAACCCAATCTGGATCAGCAACCGGAGCGTACGGAGCCGATCGCGCGGCGTTCAAACGTACGTTGATCGTTCCCTGATCGTACGCCATGATTTCCACGCGATCACAATATTTATTCATCTCAACATAATCATTGGCAAAATCTTGGGCGTCGGGCGGAATGGTAGCTCCGGGACTGTAGCGATCAAAAAGCGGCATGCGCGCCTCAACCGTACAATACACCCATTTCTTCCCCACTCTTTGATACAGACCTTTCAAAAACGTGGAAAAGTAATGTATCGTTTCGTGTTTTTTAGCTTCAAAATCGATGTCGACGCCGTCAAAATTATTTTTTATCACTTCGTTTGCAATTGCGTCTTCAAGCGCGATGCGCGTTGTGCTGTTACTTAAAATTTTATGAATCGCGTCGCCGTTGCCCCACATTACAGACGGTATCACTCTCACTTTATTTTTCTTAGCCTCGGCGATGAAACTGGTCCACGGTTCTTCTGTAAGGTGCGCCGTGTCGGCGAGTGTGCCATCACTTTTTATCGTGTAGCCGAAAGGCATGACGCTGGTTAATTGCGAGAGATGCTGTAAAACATCTGTGGTGCCTGTAGCCGTGCGCCAGTATGGTATCCAACCGGAAATTTCGAATGTTTTGCTAACCGTAGTTCCGGAACCTGAAGAGGAGCCAGCGCCCAAAAGTGCCGCCTGAGTTCTTGGTCCATAAATTCCATAGCCTGTTGTGCCCGAGCTAGCGCAGATAATTCCTGTATCGCATTGAAATTTTTTCAGAGCCGCGTCGGTGAGCAAACCAAAATATCCTGTATCTTTGCCAACAGCAAGATAATTTTTGGCAATAAGCGCCCGCTGAAGATCAGTAACATCGCTTCCAGAAAGTCCGAGCGAGAGCGAGCGCGTGACAGCAGAAACGTTTTGTATTGGCAAGAGAAAAAGCGGTACAGAAAATAAAAGGAGGATAATTTTCGATGTAATTCTCATATTTACATAATAGCAGAAATACAAGAAAAAGAAGTGTGATTTCTGAATGTATAGTACAATCAACGGATGGTACTAGAAACAAATATGTTCGAAAAAGGCCCAGAACAATTTCCGTCTCGAGAAGAAATCGAATCCATCTTCAATGTTATTTTAAGAGGACGAGCTTACAAGGAAGTGCGTTTTAAAAGTAACGAGGAGGGCGTCTTTCTCTACGAAGTTGAAGTCACTTTGGAAAATGGGGAAAAAATAGAACTTAATTACCAAAAAGCAAATAATAATTATTTGGACCCGTCGCTTAACCCCAACGCACAATTTTCCGCTTCGATTCATAGCATTAATTATGATACCGATGGAATGCCGTGCGGAGGTGGATGTGTGGCAAATTATTTAGATGGAAAATGGGAATACCCGAGCTAGGTTTGATAATAGAAAAG from the Patescibacteria group bacterium genome contains:
- a CDS encoding alpha/beta hydrolase, which gives rise to MKKIRVLLIHGGMTFKNDKDYLHYLKTRKVSTEKKISWSGEYLEKSLGKNFEIFSPRMPLQDNAKYRDWKILFERYLGLLESPFILIGSSLGGIFLAKYLSENKLSKKALSTYLVCPPFNDSLLGEDLAGGFELKTDLSLLEENSKNLYLLFSKDDDVVPVVHADKYAKRLKNAQIIIYKSKNGHFKITKFPEIIKMIKKDTSSEK
- a CDS encoding class I SAM-dependent methyltransferase, with amino-acid sequence MTKRDIAIDLGSGALNDSKYLLDQGFKHVIALDKEAVAKEIADGLPKEKFTYVISDFETYDFPVGTFDLANAQYSLPFIKPEAFETVFQKIISSVKKNGILVGQLFGNGDEWGNKVCPRPIPAAAKGTLIPRKTSAGNRRGGGANFVVGESAPLTHVVVANSSSPHPPERTRVLSVRAGSGRGILRSYNKKSMNFHTLEEVKALLSTLEILSFTEEDKEKSTATGRMMHWHVFHFIVRK
- a CDS encoding glycosyl hydrolase family 18 protein translates to MRITSKIILLLFSVPLFLLPIQNVSAVTRSLSLGLSGSDVTDLQRALIAKNYLAVGKDTGYFGLLTDAALKKFQCDTGIICASSGTTGYGIYGPRTQAALLGAGSSSGSGTTVSKTFEISGWIPYWRTATGTTDVLQHLSQLTSVMPFGYTIKSDGTLADTAHLTEEPWTSFIAEAKKNKVRVIPSVMWGNGDAIHKILSNSTTRIALEDAIANEVIKNNFDGVDIDFEAKKHETIHYFSTFLKGLYQRVGKKWVYCTVEARMPLFDRYSPGATIPPDAQDFANDYVEMNKYCDRVEIMAYDQGTINVRLNAARSAPYAPVADPDWVENLVTLAAKSISKNKLVIGVATYGYEYTVTPLSGSGFTYKVLWPFNPRYATEIATKLGITAQRNSAGEMGFTYDAKLLEPAPTGADSTQTQQLNSVSTSVAQNAGSQVATNQPFNYMSWSDAQAIADKVALAKKLGVRGVAVFKFDGGEDQGVWNVLK